From one Catellatospora sp. IY07-71 genomic stretch:
- the panD gene encoding aspartate 1-decarboxylase, producing MFRTMLKSKVHRATVTQAELHYVGSLTLDPDLMDAADLLPGELIHVLDVTNGARLETYVIEGERGSGVVCINGAAAHLVNPGDLVIIAAYAIMSDDEARDCKPKVVFVDEANRIAAVHSDPAV from the coding sequence ATGTTCCGCACAATGCTCAAGTCCAAGGTTCACCGTGCCACCGTCACCCAGGCCGAGCTGCACTACGTGGGCTCGCTGACCCTGGACCCCGACCTGATGGACGCCGCCGACCTGCTGCCCGGCGAGCTGATCCACGTCCTCGACGTCACCAACGGCGCGCGCCTGGAGACGTACGTCATCGAGGGCGAGCGCGGCAGCGGCGTGGTGTGCATCAACGGTGCCGCCGCGCATCTGGTCAACCCCGGTGACCTGGTCATCATCGCCGCGTACGCCATCATGTCCGACGACGAGGCCCGCGACTGCAAGCCGAAGGTGGTCTTCGTCGACGAGGCCAACCGCATCGCCGCGGTGCACAGCGATCCCGCCGTCTGA